A portion of the Cygnus olor isolate bCygOlo1 chromosome 15, bCygOlo1.pri.v2, whole genome shotgun sequence genome contains these proteins:
- the METTL22 gene encoding methyltransferase-like protein 22 isoform X1: MTALHRKPYGYCKCSSHQCIMGDVTEEEMDNVTFKSDTVLSDVHIHCPNKRHLMVRLNAVGQPVFLSYFKLLWNTDDWASEKSGREATTEREHQYSSGDELCDKDRNNLKNERESNTEGLEALLDDDGDLEVVRRPRSTSDLEAEDLSRDRVYPVILMKGKEDAFEDEEQECTCTDVVKIEHTMATPLEDVGKQVWRAAFLLADYVLFKRDMFRCCTVLELGGGTGITSIIMGTVANRVYCTDVGDDLLAMCEQNVALNKHLMEPGALAERPFDCCGLSSPTGGEIKIKELDWLKDEFCTDPEALFSWSEEEIADLHDHCTVIMAADVFYDDDLTDALFRTLYRITHNLKKSCTVFLAIEKRLNFTLRHMDITCEAYSHFRNTLNDLENLQDGKMKYNVEPIKPDFCQFLSYERIEQLELWKIIADQLT, translated from the exons ATGACAGCACTTCACAGGAAACCGTATGGTTACTGTAAATGTTCCTCTCACCAGTGTATCATGGGAGATGTGACGGAGGAGGAGATGGATAACGTCACATTCAAAAGTGACACTGTGCTTTCTGATGTTCACATACACTGTCCAAACAAAAGACATCTCATGGTACGGTTGAATGCAGTTGGACAACCAG TATTCCTGTCATATTTCAAACTCCTTTGGAACACAGACGATTGGGCGTCTGAGAAATCTGGAAGAGAAGCTACAACTGAAAGAGAACACCAGTACAGCAGTGGAGATGAACTGTGTGACAAGGACAGGAATAAtctaaaaaatgaaagggaatcAAATACTGAAGGACTAGAAGCTCTGCTGGATGATGATGGAGACTTGGAAGTGGTCAGAAGACCTCGAAGCACTTCTGATTTAGAGGCGGAGGATCTTTCGAGGGATAGGGTATATCCTGTAATTCtgatgaaagggaaagaagatgcTTTTGAAGACGAAGAACAAGAATGCACTTGCACTGATGTTGTTAAAATAG AGCATACTATGGCAACCCCCTTAGAAGATGTTGGAAAACAA GTCTGGCgtgcagcttttcttcttgctgacTACGTTCTGTTTAAACGGGACATGTTCAGGTGTTGCACAGTACTAGAGCTTGGAGGTGGCACTGGAATTACAAGCATTATCATGGGAACAGTTGCCAACAGAGTTTATTGCACAG ATGTTGGTGACGATCTTCTGGCCATGTGTGAGCAAAATGTTGcattaaacaaacatttgaTGGAGCCAGGAG CACTGGCTGAAAGGCCATTTGACTGTTGTGGTCTTTCTTCACCCACAggaggagaaattaaaataaaggaacttGACTGGCTGAAAGATGAATTCTGCACTG ATCCTGAAGCTCTTTTTAGCTGGTCTGAAGAAGAGATTGCTGATTTGCATGACCACTGCACTGTGATAATGGCAGCTGATG TGTTCTATGATGATGACCTGACAGATGCCTTGTTCAGAACGCTGTACAGAATCACACACAACTTGAAAAAATCTTGCACAGTTTTCCTAGCAATAGAAAAGAG ACTGAACTTCACTTTAAGACATATGGATATTACATGCGAAGCCTACAGCCACTTTAGAAATACTCTAAATGATTTGGAGAATCTCCaggatggaaaaatgaaatataatgtgGAGCCCATTAAGCCTGATTTCTGCCAGTTTCTCAGTTATGAACGGATCGAGCAGTTG GAATTGTGGAAGATTATTGCTGATCAGCTAACGTGA
- the METTL22 gene encoding methyltransferase-like protein 22 isoform X3, giving the protein MTALHRKPYGYCKCSSHQCIMGDVTEEEMDNVTFKSDTVLSDVHIHCPNKRHLMVRLNAVGQPVFLSYFKLLWNTDDWASEKSGREATTEREHQYSSGDELCDKDRNNLKNERESNTEGLEALLDDDGDLEVVRRPRSTSDLEAEDLSRDRVYPVILMKGKEDAFEDEEQECTCTDVVKIEHTMATPLEDVGKQVWRAAFLLADYVLFKRDMFRCCTVLELGGGTGITSIIMGTVANRVYCTDVGDDLLAMCEQNVALNKHLMEPGGGEIKIKELDWLKDEFCTDPEALFSWSEEEIADLHDHCTVIMAADVFYDDDLTDALFRTLYRITHNLKKSCTVFLAIEKRLNFTLRHMDITCEAYSHFRNTLNDLENLQDGKMKYNVEPIKPDFCQFLSYERIEQLELWKIIADQLT; this is encoded by the exons ATGACAGCACTTCACAGGAAACCGTATGGTTACTGTAAATGTTCCTCTCACCAGTGTATCATGGGAGATGTGACGGAGGAGGAGATGGATAACGTCACATTCAAAAGTGACACTGTGCTTTCTGATGTTCACATACACTGTCCAAACAAAAGACATCTCATGGTACGGTTGAATGCAGTTGGACAACCAG TATTCCTGTCATATTTCAAACTCCTTTGGAACACAGACGATTGGGCGTCTGAGAAATCTGGAAGAGAAGCTACAACTGAAAGAGAACACCAGTACAGCAGTGGAGATGAACTGTGTGACAAGGACAGGAATAAtctaaaaaatgaaagggaatcAAATACTGAAGGACTAGAAGCTCTGCTGGATGATGATGGAGACTTGGAAGTGGTCAGAAGACCTCGAAGCACTTCTGATTTAGAGGCGGAGGATCTTTCGAGGGATAGGGTATATCCTGTAATTCtgatgaaagggaaagaagatgcTTTTGAAGACGAAGAACAAGAATGCACTTGCACTGATGTTGTTAAAATAG AGCATACTATGGCAACCCCCTTAGAAGATGTTGGAAAACAA GTCTGGCgtgcagcttttcttcttgctgacTACGTTCTGTTTAAACGGGACATGTTCAGGTGTTGCACAGTACTAGAGCTTGGAGGTGGCACTGGAATTACAAGCATTATCATGGGAACAGTTGCCAACAGAGTTTATTGCACAG ATGTTGGTGACGATCTTCTGGCCATGTGTGAGCAAAATGTTGcattaaacaaacatttgaTGGAGCCAGGAG gaggagaaattaaaataaaggaacttGACTGGCTGAAAGATGAATTCTGCACTG ATCCTGAAGCTCTTTTTAGCTGGTCTGAAGAAGAGATTGCTGATTTGCATGACCACTGCACTGTGATAATGGCAGCTGATG TGTTCTATGATGATGACCTGACAGATGCCTTGTTCAGAACGCTGTACAGAATCACACACAACTTGAAAAAATCTTGCACAGTTTTCCTAGCAATAGAAAAGAG ACTGAACTTCACTTTAAGACATATGGATATTACATGCGAAGCCTACAGCCACTTTAGAAATACTCTAAATGATTTGGAGAATCTCCaggatggaaaaatgaaatataatgtgGAGCCCATTAAGCCTGATTTCTGCCAGTTTCTCAGTTATGAACGGATCGAGCAGTTG GAATTGTGGAAGATTATTGCTGATCAGCTAACGTGA
- the METTL22 gene encoding methyltransferase-like protein 22 isoform X2 produces the protein MTALHRKPYGYCKCSSHQCIMGDVTEEEMDNVTFKSDTVLSDVHIHCPNKRHLMVRLNAVGQPVFLSYFKLLWNTDDWASEKSGREATTEREHQYSSGDELCDKDRNNLKNERESNTEGLEALLDDDGDLEVVRRPRSTSDLEAEDLSRDRVYPVILMKGKEDAFEDEEQECTCTDVVKIEHTMATPLEDVGKQVGIVPCIILLFVDCASECAQCNRISYLKVWRAAFLLADYVLFKRDMFRCCTVLELGGGTGITSIIMGTVANRVYCTDVGDDLLAMCEQNVALNKHLMEPGGGEIKIKELDWLKDEFCTDPEALFSWSEEEIADLHDHCTVIMAADVFYDDDLTDALFRTLYRITHNLKKSCTVFLAIEKRLNFTLRHMDITCEAYSHFRNTLNDLENLQDGKMKYNVEPIKPDFCQFLSYERIEQLELWKIIADQLT, from the exons ATGACAGCACTTCACAGGAAACCGTATGGTTACTGTAAATGTTCCTCTCACCAGTGTATCATGGGAGATGTGACGGAGGAGGAGATGGATAACGTCACATTCAAAAGTGACACTGTGCTTTCTGATGTTCACATACACTGTCCAAACAAAAGACATCTCATGGTACGGTTGAATGCAGTTGGACAACCAG TATTCCTGTCATATTTCAAACTCCTTTGGAACACAGACGATTGGGCGTCTGAGAAATCTGGAAGAGAAGCTACAACTGAAAGAGAACACCAGTACAGCAGTGGAGATGAACTGTGTGACAAGGACAGGAATAAtctaaaaaatgaaagggaatcAAATACTGAAGGACTAGAAGCTCTGCTGGATGATGATGGAGACTTGGAAGTGGTCAGAAGACCTCGAAGCACTTCTGATTTAGAGGCGGAGGATCTTTCGAGGGATAGGGTATATCCTGTAATTCtgatgaaagggaaagaagatgcTTTTGAAGACGAAGAACAAGAATGCACTTGCACTGATGTTGTTAAAATAG AGCATACTATGGCAACCCCCTTAGAAGATGTTGGAAAACAAGTAGGTATTGTACCTTGTATTATCTTGCTATTCGTGGATTGTGCTTCAGAATGTGCCCAGTGTAACCGCATCTCTTATCTGAAGGTCTGGCgtgcagcttttcttcttgctgacTACGTTCTGTTTAAACGGGACATGTTCAGGTGTTGCACAGTACTAGAGCTTGGAGGTGGCACTGGAATTACAAGCATTATCATGGGAACAGTTGCCAACAGAGTTTATTGCACAG ATGTTGGTGACGATCTTCTGGCCATGTGTGAGCAAAATGTTGcattaaacaaacatttgaTGGAGCCAGGAG gaggagaaattaaaataaaggaacttGACTGGCTGAAAGATGAATTCTGCACTG ATCCTGAAGCTCTTTTTAGCTGGTCTGAAGAAGAGATTGCTGATTTGCATGACCACTGCACTGTGATAATGGCAGCTGATG TGTTCTATGATGATGACCTGACAGATGCCTTGTTCAGAACGCTGTACAGAATCACACACAACTTGAAAAAATCTTGCACAGTTTTCCTAGCAATAGAAAAGAG ACTGAACTTCACTTTAAGACATATGGATATTACATGCGAAGCCTACAGCCACTTTAGAAATACTCTAAATGATTTGGAGAATCTCCaggatggaaaaatgaaatataatgtgGAGCCCATTAAGCCTGATTTCTGCCAGTTTCTCAGTTATGAACGGATCGAGCAGTTG GAATTGTGGAAGATTATTGCTGATCAGCTAACGTGA